The genomic stretch TTCCATCAACAAAGGAGATGTTCTTTGTGTGATAGAAGCAATGAAGCTTTTCAACGATATCGAATCAGAAGTTTCAGGTAAGATTGTAAAGATTTTGGTTGACGATTCCTCTCCTGTTGAGTTCGACCAACCCTTATTCTTGGTAGACCCGTCGTAGTGAATTTTAAATGATAGATTTTGGGCCGCCAACCCGCAGCCCAGAACCATTTAAGATTTAGAATTCCTAACTAAAGATTGTGTTCTATGTTTAAAAAAGTATTGATTGCAAATAGGGGCGAAATTGCCTTGCGGATCATAAGAACCTGCAAGGAAATGGGCATTAAAACAGTCGCTGTTTACTCCAAAGCGGACGAGGAGAGCCTCCATGTCCGTTTTGCGGACGAAGCGGTTTGTATCGGCCCTGCACCCAGTAGCGAATCTTATCTTAAGATTCCAAATATTATAGCCGCAGCGGAAATCACCAACGCCGATGCCATTCACCCAGGGTACGGATTTTTATCCGAAAACTCCAAGTTCTCCAAAATATGTGCCGAGCACGACATCAAATTTATTGGTGCATCCGGTGATCAGATAGACAAAATGGGTGACAAGGCAACTGCCAAAGAAACCATGAGAAAGGCCGGTGTACCCACCGTTCCAGGTTCCCAAGGTCTTCTTAAGGACGTTGATCACGCCAAAAAGGAAGCCAAAAAAATGGGCTACCCCGTTATGATCAAAGCTACCGCTGGTGGTGGTGGAAAGGGAATGCGTGCCATCTGGTCCGAGGACCAAATGGAAAAAAGCTTCAATAGTGCTGTTACCGAGGCGACCGCCGCTTTTGGAAACGGCGGAATGTATATGGAAAAGTTGATCGAGGAGCCACGCCATATCGAGATCCAAGTAGTTGGTGATCAATATGGAAAGGCCTGTCACCTATCCGAAAGGGATTGTTCCGTACAGCGTAGGCACCAAAAGCTTACCGAGGAGACCCCTTCCCCTTTTATGACGGACAAACTCCGTGAAGATATGGGAAAGGCCGCTGTTAAAGCCGCCGAGTACATTAAATACGAAGGAGCGGGAACCATAGAATTTTTGGTGGACAAACACCGAAATTTCTACTTTATGGAGATGAACACCCGAATTCAGGTAGAGCACCCGATCACAGAGCAGGTCGTGGATTACGATTTGATCCGTGAGCAAATTTTGGTTGCCGGTGGCGTACCGATTTCTGGTAAAAACTACTATCCTAAACTACACTCCATCGAATGTAGGATCAACGCGGAAGATCCCTATAACGACTTTAGGCCTTCTCCCGGCAAGATTACAACCTTGCACACTCCGGGTGGCCATGGTGTTCGTTTGGACACCCATGTGTACAGTGGTTATATGATTCCTCCGAATTATGATTCCATGATCGCCAAGTTGATTACCACCGCGCAAACAAGGGAAGAGGCCATCAACAAAATGAGAAGGGCCTTGGACGAGTTTGTAATCGAAGGTGTGAAGACGACCATTCCATTTCACCGTCAATTGATGGATCATCCGGATTATTTGGCCGGTAACTATACCACCAAATTCATGGAGGATTTTAAAATGGACCCAAAATATAAAGAAGAACATTAATCAAAGCCCCGAATTTATCGGGGCTTTTCTTTTTATGCAGCTAAGTTATTGGGAATATAAAAGTTGGTTCTCCGATGTGGATTTTACAATTATCGGCAGTGGTATTGTCGGTATCAATTGTGCCATACGTCTCAAGGAAAAATATCCCAAGAGCAACATCCTGATATTGGAAAAAGGCAGCTTGCCGCAGGGAGCAAGCACAAAAAACGCAGGTTTTGCTTGTTTTGGAAGCGCCTCCGAAATTTTGTCCGATCTAGAGCACCATTCAGAGGAAGAAGTGGTGAAACTCGTTGAAAAGCGATGGCATGGCATTCAGCGATTACGTGGCCTATTGGGGGACGAAGCAATAGACTTTCAAATGCATGGAAGCCACGAACTCTTCCCTTTGTACAAACCTGAGCTCTACGAAAAATGCAGGGAATCCATTTCTTATCTTAATAGTTTGATGGCGCCTATTTTCGGGGAACATCCTTTCCTTAGTTCTGGAAATCGGTTCGGTTTTGGCCATATCCAAGAAAAATATATCAGCCACCAATTTGAAGGACAGTTGGACACCGGCAAAATGATGCGTTCCCTGATTCAAAAATGTGTATCCATGGAAATACCCATCCTAAATGGAGT from Flagellimonas oceani encodes the following:
- the accC gene encoding acetyl-CoA carboxylase biotin carboxylase subunit, whose translation is MFKKVLIANRGEIALRIIRTCKEMGIKTVAVYSKADEESLHVRFADEAVCIGPAPSSESYLKIPNIIAAAEITNADAIHPGYGFLSENSKFSKICAEHDIKFIGASGDQIDKMGDKATAKETMRKAGVPTVPGSQGLLKDVDHAKKEAKKMGYPVMIKATAGGGGKGMRAIWSEDQMEKSFNSAVTEATAAFGNGGMYMEKLIEEPRHIEIQVVGDQYGKACHLSERDCSVQRRHQKLTEETPSPFMTDKLREDMGKAAVKAAEYIKYEGAGTIEFLVDKHRNFYFMEMNTRIQVEHPITEQVVDYDLIREQILVAGGVPISGKNYYPKLHSIECRINAEDPYNDFRPSPGKITTLHTPGGHGVRLDTHVYSGYMIPPNYDSMIAKLITTAQTREEAINKMRRALDEFVIEGVKTTIPFHRQLMDHPDYLAGNYTTKFMEDFKMDPKYKEEH
- a CDS encoding NAD(P)/FAD-dependent oxidoreductase: MQLSYWEYKSWFSDVDFTIIGSGIVGINCAIRLKEKYPKSNILILEKGSLPQGASTKNAGFACFGSASEILSDLEHHSEEEVVKLVEKRWHGIQRLRGLLGDEAIDFQMHGSHELFPLYKPELYEKCRESISYLNSLMAPIFGEHPFLSSGNRFGFGHIQEKYISHQFEGQLDTGKMMRSLIQKCVSMEIPILNGVMVHEILESNGGGIIKTTDFEFISKKIFVATNGFASKLLKSETVKPARAQVLVTEPIKNLHIKGTFHFDEGYYYFRNVGDRILFGGGRNLDFDTEETTEFGETQIIQAKLEALLRNMILPKQTVKIERRWSGIMGVGTQKSPIVKEISNSVYCGVRLGGMGVALGSLVGKELADMA